A window from Nitrosopumilus adriaticus encodes these proteins:
- a CDS encoding DNA topoisomerase VI subunit B: MSLIKEKFNQISPSEFFYSNRDLAGFSNPTRSLYTAVREFVENALDACDQKGILPDVHLTIKAVDPDKSDPKPYILTVKDNGPGIEPEHIPLAFGTVLYGSKFGLKQARGMFGLGATMAILYGQITTNKPVTVKSSVDGQTQDEFELLLDIQKNKPVIVKHNTKQVSKKGLSVSICLEGDYSKAGNKIRDYVYETSLITPYASITFDDPKGEKFSHPRFVKNIPPPPTIIRPHPHGIDVERIRRMIVESQFEIPTIDDAMIEKVRKDLGLSVKNLSFTAIMDKAKKKWKTLSRQVRVVIALMSFLKMDFEKLNKIKIEDIDMPNKKLFYWDFGDSQSKSVDMDPESQYFKQLTNTVQGEPLTTFLTKRFQRIGPTTALKFAEFSGFKPEKRMGTMTNQELVNLSDSLQKFEDFLAPDPSCLAPLGEGPLEKGIQKFFNPDFAAVVQRPASAYSGFPFIIEMGIAYGGDIKTGGPHVYRYANRIPLLYDEGSDVVLKVVNDTDWGRYKIKGDPPFIIVSHICSTRIPYKTAGKENVADRPEIERELRLGLQYLSRKLAAYMSKRGQADMAKKRANLYAKYIPLIAEFCTELAGKKKEPDYKKVLEIENMDEVKKPVEEENKVENK; this comes from the coding sequence ATGTCTTTGATTAAAGAAAAATTCAATCAAATATCGCCTAGTGAGTTCTTTTACAGTAACCGTGATTTAGCCGGATTTAGTAATCCTACACGCTCACTCTACACGGCTGTTAGGGAATTTGTAGAGAATGCATTGGATGCCTGTGATCAAAAAGGTATTCTTCCTGACGTTCATTTAACAATAAAAGCTGTTGATCCTGATAAATCAGATCCTAAACCTTACATCTTAACTGTAAAAGATAATGGACCTGGAATAGAACCTGAGCATATTCCTCTTGCATTTGGAACTGTTTTGTATGGCTCAAAATTTGGATTAAAACAAGCTAGGGGAATGTTTGGACTTGGGGCAACCATGGCAATTTTGTATGGACAAATTACAACTAACAAACCTGTTACAGTAAAGAGTTCTGTTGATGGACAAACTCAAGATGAATTTGAACTACTACTTGACATTCAAAAAAATAAACCAGTAATTGTAAAACATAATACAAAACAAGTATCAAAAAAAGGCCTTTCTGTTAGTATTTGCTTAGAAGGTGATTATTCAAAAGCAGGAAATAAAATTAGAGATTATGTTTATGAGACTTCTTTGATTACTCCATATGCGTCAATAACTTTTGATGATCCAAAAGGAGAAAAGTTCTCTCATCCACGCTTTGTAAAAAATATACCTCCACCCCCAACAATAATTCGACCTCATCCCCATGGAATTGATGTAGAACGAATTCGAAGAATGATAGTTGAATCACAATTTGAAATTCCTACTATTGATGATGCAATGATTGAAAAAGTAAGAAAAGATTTGGGTCTATCTGTAAAAAATCTAAGCTTTACTGCAATAATGGATAAAGCAAAGAAAAAATGGAAAACTCTTTCACGTCAAGTTAGAGTAGTAATCGCTTTAATGTCATTTTTAAAAATGGATTTTGAAAAACTAAACAAAATAAAAATTGAAGACATTGATATGCCCAACAAGAAATTATTTTATTGGGATTTTGGAGACTCTCAATCAAAATCAGTAGACATGGATCCTGAAAGTCAATATTTCAAACAATTAACGAATACTGTGCAGGGTGAACCTCTAACAACATTTTTGACTAAACGATTTCAAAGAATAGGTCCAACCACTGCTCTGAAATTTGCAGAATTTTCAGGATTCAAACCTGAAAAACGAATGGGAACAATGACCAATCAGGAATTAGTGAATCTTAGTGATTCCCTTCAAAAATTTGAAGATTTTCTTGCACCTGATCCCAGTTGTCTTGCACCTTTAGGTGAAGGACCACTAGAAAAAGGAATTCAAAAATTCTTTAATCCTGATTTTGCTGCTGTTGTTCAACGTCCTGCCTCTGCATACTCTGGATTTCCTTTCATTATTGAGATGGGTATTGCATACGGTGGTGACATTAAGACTGGTGGACCACATGTTTACAGGTATGCAAATAGAATTCCTCTACTCTATGATGAAGGTAGTGATGTAGTACTCAAAGTTGTCAATGATACTGATTGGGGTAGATACAAGATTAAAGGTGATCCTCCTTTCATTATAGTCTCCCACATTTGTTCCACTAGAATTCCGTATAAAACTGCAGGAAAAGAAAATGTTGCAGATAGACCTGAAATTGAAAGGGAGTTAAGATTGGGATTGCAATACCTGTCTAGAAAATTAGCTGCATACATGTCTAAACGAGGCCAAGCTGATATGGCAAAAAAGAGAGCAAATCTTTATGCAAAATATATCCCACTGATTGCAGAGTTTTGTACTGAACTAGCTGGTAAGAAAAAAGAGCCTGATTATAAGAAAGTATTAGAAATTGAAAATATGGATGAAGTTAAAAAACCAGTAGAGGAGGAAAATAAAGTTGAAAACAAATAA
- a CDS encoding serine protein kinase RIO: MNSDDIMSDDLLFDDLSRKIESKIDKKLIFKSKRGGLKDGFKKGKVINEVLDKPTVMTLYKMITDHIISYVNGAISAGKESVVFWGVENNDVNVALKIYLVSTSNFKKREPYILGDPRFSHIKKGTKNLVHLWARKEFRNLTQCYEAGIPVPRPLHLTKNVLVMEFIGQGGAPAKSLLTSEVDEGDYFQAISIIKDLYHKAKLVHGDYSEYNIFKTDSGLVVFDLGSGVDLRHPNAQEFLKRDINNITKFFHKRGVSVEDPDELFEEIIK, translated from the coding sequence ATGAATTCTGATGATATAATGTCTGATGATTTACTTTTTGATGATTTAAGTAGAAAGATAGAATCTAAAATTGATAAAAAATTAATTTTCAAATCAAAACGAGGAGGTTTGAAGGATGGTTTCAAAAAAGGCAAAGTCATCAATGAGGTTTTGGACAAACCAACTGTCATGACTTTATACAAAATGATCACAGATCATATTATTTCGTATGTCAATGGAGCAATCAGTGCTGGAAAAGAATCTGTAGTTTTTTGGGGAGTTGAAAATAACGATGTTAATGTTGCTCTAAAAATTTATCTTGTAAGTACTTCAAATTTTAAAAAACGGGAACCCTACATCCTAGGTGATCCTAGATTCTCTCATATCAAAAAAGGTACAAAAAATCTAGTTCATCTATGGGCTAGAAAAGAATTTCGTAACTTAACTCAATGTTATGAGGCTGGAATTCCGGTTCCCAGACCTCTTCATCTTACAAAAAACGTTCTTGTTATGGAGTTTATTGGTCAAGGTGGGGCTCCTGCAAAATCATTATTGACATCAGAAGTAGATGAAGGTGATTATTTCCAAGCAATTTCTATAATTAAAGATCTTTACCATAAAGCAAAATTGGTACATGGGGATTATTCTGAATATAATATTTTTAAAACAGACAGTGGGCTGGTTGTTTTTGATCTAGGATCTGGAGTTGATTTGAGACATCCAAATGCTCAAGAATTTCTTAAAAGAGATATTAATAACATTACAAAATTCTTTCATAAAAGAGGAGTTTCTGTTGAAGATCCAGATGAATTATTTGAGGAAATAATAAAATGA
- a CDS encoding DUF424 domain-containing protein: MQFSVRVTEYQKNMMLNICDAELLGKKITQDELNIHISESYYGERFVEKEEARDLLKQSSIINMVGKETISLSIKLGVGSENGIKTISGIPFLIVFNM; this comes from the coding sequence ATGCAGTTTTCAGTACGTGTAACTGAATATCAAAAAAACATGATGCTCAATATTTGTGATGCTGAATTATTAGGTAAAAAAATCACTCAAGATGAATTAAACATACACATCAGTGAGAGCTACTATGGTGAAAGATTTGTTGAGAAAGAAGAAGCAAGAGATTTGCTGAAGCAATCATCAATCATTAACATGGTTGGAAAAGAAACAATTTCTTTATCAATTAAACTTGGAGTAGGTTCTGAAAATGGAATTAAAACAATTTCAGGCATTCCGTTTCTAATTGTATTTAATATGTAA
- a CDS encoding Hsp20/alpha crystallin family protein encodes MVIKTKDTLYLVKANFYCLASYKGAYSNEQSLNFVIPIIVILFLGIIYIMTQRADSGFVSFILIGAAALTMFYWVRVLKKMTKDQKPLYTQAREQETKNWVYDLIKGEGEFVFVAEVPGPEDKIAVRLVDGILYIRGTAGFSKEVPIEGANEMQIFDFKYRNGVLTLRIK; translated from the coding sequence ATGGTAATAAAAACCAAAGATACTTTATATTTGGTAAAGGCAAATTTTTACTGTTTGGCAAGCTATAAGGGAGCATATTCGAATGAGCAATCATTAAATTTTGTAATTCCAATTATCGTGATTTTATTTTTAGGAATTATCTATATTATGACACAAAGAGCTGATTCAGGTTTTGTAAGTTTCATCCTAATTGGTGCTGCGGCTTTAACAATGTTCTACTGGGTCAGAGTTTTAAAGAAAATGACAAAAGATCAAAAACCACTATACACTCAAGCAAGAGAACAAGAAACAAAGAACTGGGTTTATGATTTGATAAAAGGGGAAGGGGAGTTTGTTTTTGTCGCAGAAGTGCCAGGTCCTGAAGATAAAATTGCAGTAAGATTAGTAGATGGGATTTTATATATTCGTGGAACTGCAGGGTTTTCAAAAGAAGTTCCAATTGAAGGTGCAAATGAAATGCAGATATTTGATTTCAAATATAGAAATGGCGTGCTAACACTTCGAATAAAATAA
- a CDS encoding KH domain-containing protein produces the protein MSFEKLIRIPNDRIAVLIGKSGSVKTKIETTCHVSLDIDGETGEVFIKTQGDVEKIQPFKAMEIVTAIGRGFSPENALTLLQGENALHVIDLREFAGKSNANVERIKGRIIGEGGRARRNMENLSGTHISVYGKTVSIIGDSSKLRLAVDAISSISSGSMHGAVYTKLEAANRRDKQEKMKLWEDQDVFD, from the coding sequence ATGAGTTTTGAAAAATTAATTCGTATTCCAAATGATAGAATCGCAGTTCTTATTGGAAAATCAGGTAGTGTTAAAACAAAAATTGAAACTACTTGCCATGTGTCTTTAGACATTGATGGTGAAACCGGAGAAGTTTTCATAAAAACTCAAGGTGATGTTGAAAAAATTCAACCATTCAAAGCAATGGAAATTGTAACAGCTATTGGAAGAGGATTTTCACCTGAAAATGCTTTGACTTTGTTGCAAGGTGAAAATGCATTACATGTAATTGATCTAAGAGAATTTGCAGGAAAGTCTAATGCAAATGTTGAAAGGATAAAAGGGAGGATCATTGGAGAAGGTGGTAGAGCTAGACGAAATATGGAAAATCTTAGTGGTACACATATCTCAGTTTATGGAAAAACTGTTTCAATTATTGGTGATTCAAGTAAATTACGATTAGCAGTAGATGCGATATCTTCTATTTCAAGTGGAAGTATGCATGGAGCTGTGTATACTAAATTAGAAGCTGCAAATCGCAGAGATAAGCAAGAAAAAATGAAATTATGGGAAGATCAAGATGTCTTTGATTAA
- a CDS encoding DNA topoisomerase IV subunit A, translated as MKTNKEKTKIKERSKKADAKQKNILEMLKSHGAKIYDELDNGQFPKFSIPSRSVSNIVYDKKLRQYILGSNAAIRSSRNSSQLRSFTQLMWLAFFANRLTKEKKSSTLRDVYYSSQAFAIEFEDQSESDNIIVDLEAVTSKPREDFHIFPEERSSIFGDLNIEYTIPGYEGKTMNLSNHPDGYSIGPSLTTAELVDTSAEIVIAIEKGGLFTRFVEEQVDKKFKSIIINTGGQAPRSTRTLLKRLHEEMNLPVIVLTDGDVYGEHIAMVIKSGSANAAHLRELTVPDAKWVGVWATDIEKYKLPTIPMTESDIKRCYDLKKDPRYEDGIWKKELDVFLRLKRKAELEAFSKYGLTNITEKYLPQKLELAKSL; from the coding sequence TTGAAAACAAATAAAGAAAAAACTAAGATTAAAGAGCGAAGCAAGAAAGCTGATGCAAAACAAAAGAATATTCTTGAGATGCTTAAAAGTCATGGTGCAAAAATATATGATGAATTAGATAATGGCCAATTCCCAAAATTCTCAATCCCAAGTAGGTCTGTAAGTAATATTGTGTATGATAAAAAATTAAGACAATACATTCTAGGAAGCAACGCTGCTATTAGGAGTTCTAGAAATTCTTCTCAATTAAGATCTTTTACACAATTAATGTGGCTTGCATTTTTTGCAAATAGGCTTACCAAAGAAAAAAAATCATCTACCTTAAGAGATGTTTATTACTCATCTCAAGCTTTCGCCATAGAATTTGAAGACCAATCCGAATCTGATAACATTATTGTTGATTTAGAAGCAGTTACTTCAAAACCACGAGAAGATTTTCACATCTTCCCAGAGGAGAGAAGCTCTATCTTTGGTGATTTGAATATTGAATATACCATTCCAGGTTATGAGGGAAAAACTATGAATTTATCAAATCACCCCGATGGCTATTCTATTGGTCCTAGTTTGACTACTGCAGAATTAGTAGATACTAGTGCTGAAATTGTGATTGCTATTGAAAAAGGTGGTCTTTTTACTAGATTTGTCGAAGAACAGGTTGATAAAAAATTCAAATCAATAATAATCAATACTGGTGGCCAAGCTCCACGTTCAACTAGAACATTACTAAAAAGACTTCATGAAGAAATGAATCTGCCGGTAATTGTACTCACAGATGGTGATGTGTATGGGGAACATATTGCAATGGTAATAAAATCTGGTTCTGCAAATGCAGCACATCTGAGAGAACTAACTGTTCCTGATGCCAAATGGGTAGGTGTTTGGGCTACTGATATTGAAAAATATAAACTTCCAACAATCCCGATGACTGAATCTGATATTAAAAGATGTTATGACTTGAAAAAAGATCCTAGATATGAAGATGGAATTTGGAAAAAAGAACTTGACGTATTTTTAAGACTAAAACGAAAAGCTGAATTGGAAGCTTTCTCAAAATATGGCCTTACAAATATTACTGAAAAATATCTGCCACAAAAATTAGAATTGGCAAAAAGTCTTTAG
- a CDS encoding S-methyl-5'-thioadenosine phosphorylase, producing the protein MEKDVEIGIFGGTGIYDSGLLEDAQEIDIDTPYGKPSDTITVGIFNGRKIAFLPRHGKKHTIPPHMINFRANIWAFKELGVTRIIAPSAVGSLKEELEPGHFVLPSQFLDFTKSRKGSFSEEGRVIHISVADPFCPELQSSIIKVTEKQDLKIHKDCTYVCIEGPRFSTKAESKFYRTTGADIIGMTLVPECQLAREAQMCYVSISTVTDYDVWAEKPVTAKEVLETLSKNVEKTKKILTELIDQIPKTRSCSCAKALAEAEF; encoded by the coding sequence ATGGAAAAAGATGTAGAGATTGGAATCTTTGGAGGAACTGGAATTTATGATTCAGGACTACTTGAAGATGCACAAGAGATTGATATTGACACACCATACGGAAAGCCATCAGATACTATCACCGTAGGAATTTTTAATGGACGAAAGATTGCTTTTCTTCCAAGACATGGAAAAAAACACACTATTCCCCCCCACATGATCAATTTCAGAGCAAATATTTGGGCATTCAAAGAATTAGGAGTTACAAGAATTATCGCACCATCTGCAGTTGGAAGTCTTAAAGAAGAATTAGAACCAGGACACTTTGTTTTGCCATCACAGTTTTTAGATTTTACAAAATCAAGAAAAGGTTCATTTTCTGAAGAAGGAAGAGTAATACACATTTCAGTTGCAGACCCATTTTGCCCAGAATTACAATCATCAATTATCAAAGTAACAGAAAAACAAGATTTGAAAATACACAAAGATTGTACTTATGTCTGCATTGAAGGTCCAAGATTTTCAACCAAAGCAGAATCAAAATTCTACAGAACAACGGGGGCAGATATTATTGGAATGACACTAGTTCCAGAATGCCAATTAGCACGTGAAGCACAAATGTGCTATGTATCAATTTCAACTGTAACAGATTATGATGTATGGGCTGAAAAACCTGTAACTGCCAAAGAAGTTTTGGAAACTCTATCAAAAAACGTAGAGAAAACAAAGAAAATCCTAACAGAATTAATTGATCAAATCCCTAAAACTAGAAGTTGCTCTTGTGCTAAGGCATTAGCGGAAGCAGAATTTTAG